One Sebastes umbrosus isolate fSebUmb1 chromosome 6, fSebUmb1.pri, whole genome shotgun sequence DNA window includes the following coding sequences:
- the fam3a gene encoding protein FAM3A isoform X2, whose protein sequence is MRLTGPLRAVAVLLLVGLTWLLANTLFGGESGSSVRHFFTGASEKPTPAETRPRRYKCGLSAPCPPKHLAFRLVSGAANVIGPKICLEDKMLVSSVKNNVGRGLNIALVNGVTGELMDTKNFDTWAGDISDLLKYLRPLHEGTLVFVASFDDAATKLNDESRRLFEELGSTAVKELAFRDSWVFVGAKGIENKSPFEQNSKSSNKYEGWPESLEMDGCIPLRPPLEG, encoded by the exons ATGAGATTAACAG GGCCCCTTAGAGCTGTGGCTGTGCTGCTGTTGGTGGGGCTCACCTGGCTGCTGGCAAACACCTTGTTTGGAGGGGAAAGTGGTTCATCTGTACGCCATTTCTTCACCG gTGCAAGTGAGAAACCAACACCTG CTGAAACGCGCCCTCGAAGGTATAAATGTGGACTTTCGGCTCCCTGTCCCCCAAAACATTTGGCTTTCCGCCTGGTGTCTGGTGCTGCCAACGTCATCGGACCCAAAATCTGCCTGGAGGACAAGAT GTTAGTGAGCAGTGTGAAGAACAATGTTGGCAGAGGCCTGAACATAGCTTTGGTGAATG GGGTGACAGGAGAGCTAATGGACACAAAGAACTTTGATACGTGGGCAGGAG ATATTTCGGACCTGTTGAAGTATCTCCGGCCGCTCCATGAAGGAACTCTGGTGTTTGTGGCTTCCTTTGATGATGCAGCTACAAA GCTGAACGACGAGTCTCGACGGCTGTTTGAGGAGCTCGGGAGCACGGCAGTGAAGGAGCTGGCCTTCAGAGACAGCTGGGTGTTTGTTGGAGCCAAGGGCATCGAGAATAAGAGTCCCTTTGAGCAG AACAGTAAGAGCAGCAACAAGTATGAAGGTTGGCCTGAGTCTCTGGAGATGGATGGCTGTATTCCTCTGCGGCCGCCCCTGGAAGGATAA
- the fam3a gene encoding protein FAM3A isoform X1: MRLTGPLRAVAVLLLVGLTWLLANTLFGGESGSSVRHFFTGASEKPTPAETRPRRYKCGLSAPCPPKHLAFRLVSGAANVIGPKICLEDKMLVSSVKNNVGRGLNIALVNGVTGELMDTKNFDTWAGDISDLLKYLRPLHEGTLVFVASFDDAATKLNDESRRLFEELGSTAVKELAFRDSWVFVGAKGIENKSPFEQRMKNSKSSNKYEGWPESLEMDGCIPLRPPLEG, from the exons ATGAGATTAACAG GGCCCCTTAGAGCTGTGGCTGTGCTGCTGTTGGTGGGGCTCACCTGGCTGCTGGCAAACACCTTGTTTGGAGGGGAAAGTGGTTCATCTGTACGCCATTTCTTCACCG gTGCAAGTGAGAAACCAACACCTG CTGAAACGCGCCCTCGAAGGTATAAATGTGGACTTTCGGCTCCCTGTCCCCCAAAACATTTGGCTTTCCGCCTGGTGTCTGGTGCTGCCAACGTCATCGGACCCAAAATCTGCCTGGAGGACAAGAT GTTAGTGAGCAGTGTGAAGAACAATGTTGGCAGAGGCCTGAACATAGCTTTGGTGAATG GGGTGACAGGAGAGCTAATGGACACAAAGAACTTTGATACGTGGGCAGGAG ATATTTCGGACCTGTTGAAGTATCTCCGGCCGCTCCATGAAGGAACTCTGGTGTTTGTGGCTTCCTTTGATGATGCAGCTACAAA GCTGAACGACGAGTCTCGACGGCTGTTTGAGGAGCTCGGGAGCACGGCAGTGAAGGAGCTGGCCTTCAGAGACAGCTGGGTGTTTGTTGGAGCCAAGGGCATCGAGAATAAGAGTCCCTTTGAGCAG CGCATGAAGAACAGTAAGAGCAGCAACAAGTATGAAGGTTGGCCTGAGTCTCTGGAGATGGATGGCTGTATTCCTCTGCGGCCGCCCCTGGAAGGATAA
- the fam3a gene encoding protein FAM3A isoform X3, whose amino-acid sequence MRLTGPLRAVAVLLLVGLTWLLANTLFGGESGSSVRHFFTGASEKPTPAETRPRRYKCGLSAPCPPKHLAFRLVSGAANVIGPKICLEDKMLVSSVKNNVGRGLNIALVNGVTGELMDTKNFDTWAGDISDLLKYLRPLHEGTLVFVASFDDAATKLNDESRRLFEELGSTAVKELAFRDSWVFVGAKGIENKSPFEQFF is encoded by the exons ATGAGATTAACAG GGCCCCTTAGAGCTGTGGCTGTGCTGCTGTTGGTGGGGCTCACCTGGCTGCTGGCAAACACCTTGTTTGGAGGGGAAAGTGGTTCATCTGTACGCCATTTCTTCACCG gTGCAAGTGAGAAACCAACACCTG CTGAAACGCGCCCTCGAAGGTATAAATGTGGACTTTCGGCTCCCTGTCCCCCAAAACATTTGGCTTTCCGCCTGGTGTCTGGTGCTGCCAACGTCATCGGACCCAAAATCTGCCTGGAGGACAAGAT GTTAGTGAGCAGTGTGAAGAACAATGTTGGCAGAGGCCTGAACATAGCTTTGGTGAATG GGGTGACAGGAGAGCTAATGGACACAAAGAACTTTGATACGTGGGCAGGAG ATATTTCGGACCTGTTGAAGTATCTCCGGCCGCTCCATGAAGGAACTCTGGTGTTTGTGGCTTCCTTTGATGATGCAGCTACAAA GCTGAACGACGAGTCTCGACGGCTGTTTGAGGAGCTCGGGAGCACGGCAGTGAAGGAGCTGGCCTTCAGAGACAGCTGGGTGTTTGTTGGAGCCAAGGGCATCGAGAATAAGAGTCCCTTTGAGCAG TTCTTTTGA